A window of Flavobacterium flavigenum contains these coding sequences:
- a CDS encoding ribonucleoside-diphosphate reductase subunit alpha, producing MYVVKRDGHKEPVMFDKITERIKKLCYGLNELVDPVKVAMRVIEGLYDGVSTSELDNLAAETAASMTIAHPDYAQLAARVAISNLHSNTKKSFSETMKDMYHYVNPRNGQDAPLIADDVYKVIQENAAFLDSHIIYTRDFNYDYFGFKTLERSYLLKINGKIVERPQHMLMRVSVGIHLDDLKSVIETYDLMSKKYFTHATPTLFNAGTPKPQMSSCFLLAMQDDSIDGIYDTLKQTAKISQSAGGIGLSIHNVRATGSYIRGTNGTSNGIVPMLRVFNDTARYVDQGGGKRKGSFAIYIETWHADIFEFLDLKKNTGKEEMRARDLFFAMWTSDLFMKRVQEDGPWTLMCPNECPGLYDVYGEEFEKLYMDYEFRGKGRKTIRARELWEKILESQIETGTPYMLYKDAANRKSNHKNLGTIRSSNLCTEIMEFTSKDEIAVCNLASISLPMFIENGKFDHEALYNVTKRVTRNLNKVIDRNYYPVKEAENSNMRHRPVGLGVQGLADAFIMLRMPFTSDEAKKLNQEIFETLYFAAVTASMEMAKEEGPYSTFEGSPMSKGEFQYNMWGMKDEELSGRWDWASLRKEVVEHGVRNSLLVAPMPTASTSQILGNNEAFEPYTSNIYTRRVLSGEFIVVNKHLLHDLVERGLWNESLKQEIMRHNGSVQNIDVIPQDLKELYKTVWEMSMKDIIDMSRQRGYFIDQSQSLNLFMQDANYSKLTSMHFYAWQSGLKTGMYYLRTKAAVDAIKFTLNNDKKAESPSLVAETEEIDIEDYKAMLLKAQAAGPEDCEMCGS from the coding sequence ATGTATGTAGTAAAAAGAGATGGCCACAAAGAGCCTGTAATGTTTGATAAGATTACAGAAAGAATCAAAAAATTGTGTTACGGGCTTAATGAGCTTGTAGATCCTGTTAAGGTAGCTATGAGAGTTATCGAAGGGTTGTATGACGGAGTTTCTACATCTGAATTAGATAATCTTGCAGCAGAAACAGCGGCATCTATGACTATTGCACACCCGGATTATGCACAATTGGCAGCTCGTGTGGCAATTTCAAACCTGCATTCAAATACCAAAAAATCGTTTTCAGAAACGATGAAAGATATGTATCATTACGTAAATCCAAGAAATGGTCAGGATGCTCCGTTAATTGCTGATGATGTTTACAAAGTGATTCAGGAGAACGCAGCTTTCTTAGATTCTCACATTATTTACACAAGAGATTTTAATTACGATTACTTTGGATTTAAAACTTTAGAGCGTTCTTATCTTCTAAAAATAAACGGAAAAATCGTAGAGCGTCCGCAGCATATGTTAATGCGCGTTTCTGTGGGGATTCACTTAGACGATTTGAAATCGGTTATTGAAACGTACGATTTAATGTCTAAAAAATACTTCACGCATGCAACACCAACGTTGTTCAATGCGGGAACACCTAAACCTCAGATGTCTTCTTGTTTCCTTTTGGCAATGCAGGACGACAGTATTGACGGAATTTACGATACATTAAAACAAACGGCTAAAATCTCGCAGTCAGCGGGAGGAATCGGTCTTTCTATTCACAACGTTCGTGCAACAGGATCTTACATTCGCGGTACAAACGGAACTTCAAACGGAATCGTTCCGATGTTGAGAGTATTCAACGATACAGCCCGTTATGTAGATCAGGGTGGTGGAAAACGTAAAGGAAGTTTTGCGATTTACATCGAAACCTGGCATGCTGATATTTTCGAATTTTTAGATTTGAAGAAAAATACCGGAAAAGAAGAAATGCGTGCAAGAGACTTGTTCTTCGCAATGTGGACCTCCGATTTATTCATGAAACGTGTTCAGGAAGATGGTCCCTGGACGTTAATGTGTCCTAACGAATGTCCGGGACTATATGATGTTTACGGAGAAGAATTCGAAAAACTATACATGGATTACGAGTTCAGAGGAAAAGGAAGAAAAACAATCCGTGCCCGTGAATTATGGGAGAAAATCTTAGAATCTCAAATCGAGACCGGAACACCGTATATGTTGTACAAAGATGCAGCAAACCGTAAATCAAACCACAAAAATTTAGGAACGATCCGTTCTTCTAACTTGTGTACAGAGATTATGGAGTTTACTTCTAAAGACGAAATTGCAGTTTGTAACCTGGCTTCAATCTCATTACCGATGTTCATTGAAAACGGAAAATTCGATCACGAAGCGCTTTACAATGTTACAAAACGTGTAACCCGTAACCTGAACAAAGTAATCGACAGAAACTATTATCCGGTAAAAGAAGCTGAAAACTCTAACATGCGTCACCGTCCGGTAGGATTGGGAGTGCAAGGCTTAGCAGATGCTTTCATTATGCTTCGTATGCCGTTTACAAGTGATGAGGCTAAAAAACTGAATCAGGAGATTTTCGAAACTTTATACTTTGCAGCCGTAACCGCTTCTATGGAAATGGCAAAAGAAGAAGGTCCATATTCTACATTTGAAGGTTCGCCAATGTCAAAAGGAGAATTCCAATACAATATGTGGGGAATGAAAGATGAGGAATTGTCAGGCCGTTGGGACTGGGCTTCTTTAAGAAAAGAAGTGGTAGAGCACGGAGTTCGTAACTCGTTATTGGTTGCGCCAATGCCAACAGCATCGACTTCTCAGATTCTTGGAAACAACGAAGCTTTCGAACCATATACTTCTAATATTTATACGCGTCGTGTATTGTCCGGAGAATTCATCGTAGTAAACAAACATTTACTGCACGATTTAGTTGAAAGAGGATTGTGGAACGAATCGTTGAAACAGGAAATCATGCGTCACAACGGATCTGTTCAAAATATTGATGTGATTCCGCAAGACTTAAAAGAATTGTACAAAACAGTTTGGGAAATGTCGATGAAAGACATTATCGATATGTCTCGCCAAAGAGGTTATTTTATTGACCAATCGCAGTCATTAAACTTATTCATGCAGGATGCCAATTATTCTAAACTTACGTCAATGCACTTTTACGCTTGGCAGTCAGGTTTGAAAACAGGAATGTATTACCTGAGAACAAAAGCTGCAGTTGATGCGATTAAATTCACATTAAATAACGATAAAAAAGCAGAATCCCCATCTTTAGTTGCAGAAACCGAAGAAATCGATATTGAGGATTATAAAGCAATGCTTTTAAAAGCACAAGCTGCAGGTCCAGAGGATTGTGAAATGTGCGGATCTTAA
- a CDS encoding leucine--tRNA ligase gives MKYNPNEIDAKWQKYWAENQTFAAKNNSEKPKHYVLDMFPYPSGAGLHVGHPLGYIASDVYSRFKRHQGFNVLHPMGYDSFGLPAEQYAIQTGQRPEDTTRVNIDGGVDKEGKQIAGYRKQLDKIGFSFDWAREVRTSNPDYYKHTQWIFIQLFNSWYNKNSDKAEDISTLVSIFEQDGNRSVNAVCDDNVVTFSSNEWMLFSKEEQEKILLQYRLTYLAETEVNWCPGLGTVLANDEIVNGVSERGGYPVIRKKMTQWSMRISAYAERLLQGLNDIDWSESIKESQRNWIGKSVGAMVSFNVVPTTNNQQPTTIDVFTTRPDTIFGVTFMTLAPEHDLVAKITTPEQKAAVEAYIEKTSKRSERERMADVKTISGVFTGAYAEHPFTKEPIPVWIGDYVLAGYGTGAVMAVPCGDERDYAFANFFKGQNGMQEIKNIFANVDVSEAAYGSKDNVEIANSDFLNGLNYKEATKKAIEKLEEIGQGTGKTNYRLRDAVFSRQRYWGEPFPVYYVNGLPKMIEAQHLPIILPEVEKYLPTEDGLPPLGNAAVWAWDTNENKVVNTDLVDNVSIFPLELNTMPGWAGSSWYWMRYMDAHNENEFASKEALAYWESVDLYIGGSEHATGHLLYSRFWNKFLKDKGFAPTEEPFKKLINQGMILGTSAFVNMIGFNLKVSKKSDNEKFPNLNSQIKEADQDFEKINQIIEKAEIIKNTYFSADIVSDLKNVNDVNSDTLFREISDEFLVPIYKELEENGINKENIEISPLSPLKTYRLHVPVSFVNGNDELDFEELKKNDFYFREAKFVTRNEKFFVSREVEKMSKSKYNVVTPDDICAEYGADTLRLYEMFLGPLEQAKPWNTAGISGVFGFLKKLWRLYFDDNGLIVNNDEPTKDNLKSLHKTIKKVADDIENFSFNTSVSQFMICVNELSSQNCHSRAILEPLAILVSPYAPHIAEELWSQLGNTTSISEVPFPVFEEKHLVESEKEYPVSFNGKMRFTIKLPLDLTAAQIEEIVMKDERTQKQLEGRTPNKVIIVPGKIINLVG, from the coding sequence ATGAAATATAATCCAAACGAAATAGACGCCAAATGGCAAAAATATTGGGCAGAAAACCAGACTTTTGCTGCCAAAAATAACTCTGAAAAGCCAAAGCATTATGTTTTAGACATGTTTCCTTATCCATCCGGAGCAGGATTACACGTGGGGCATCCGCTGGGATATATTGCTTCAGACGTTTATTCTCGTTTCAAAAGACATCAGGGATTCAATGTTTTGCACCCGATGGGTTACGACAGTTTCGGATTGCCGGCAGAGCAATACGCCATTCAGACAGGACAACGTCCGGAAGACACAACTCGCGTAAATATTGATGGAGGAGTAGATAAAGAAGGAAAGCAAATTGCAGGATACAGAAAACAATTAGATAAAATCGGGTTCTCATTTGACTGGGCGCGTGAAGTGCGTACCTCAAATCCGGATTATTATAAACATACACAATGGATTTTTATTCAGTTGTTCAATTCCTGGTACAATAAAAATTCAGATAAAGCAGAAGATATTTCGACTTTAGTTTCAATTTTTGAACAAGATGGAAATAGAAGTGTAAATGCAGTTTGCGATGATAACGTTGTGACTTTTTCATCAAATGAATGGATGTTATTTTCGAAAGAGGAACAGGAAAAAATCCTTTTGCAATACAGATTAACCTATTTAGCAGAAACAGAAGTAAACTGGTGTCCAGGCTTAGGAACTGTTCTGGCAAACGACGAAATCGTAAACGGAGTTTCGGAACGTGGAGGCTATCCTGTCATAAGAAAAAAAATGACACAATGGAGTATGCGAATTTCTGCTTATGCCGAACGCTTGCTTCAAGGATTAAATGATATCGACTGGAGTGAGTCAATTAAAGAATCACAAAGAAACTGGATTGGAAAAAGTGTTGGTGCAATGGTGAGTTTTAATGTAGTGCCAACAACCAACAACCAACAACCAACAACTATAGATGTTTTCACAACAAGACCTGATACCATCTTCGGAGTAACATTCATGACTTTGGCACCTGAACACGATTTGGTTGCTAAAATTACAACTCCGGAACAAAAAGCAGCGGTTGAAGCCTATATCGAAAAAACATCAAAACGTTCGGAGCGTGAGCGTATGGCGGATGTAAAAACCATTTCTGGAGTTTTCACAGGAGCGTATGCAGAGCATCCGTTTACAAAAGAACCAATTCCGGTTTGGATTGGAGATTACGTTTTGGCAGGTTACGGAACTGGTGCTGTTATGGCGGTTCCTTGCGGAGACGAAAGAGATTACGCTTTTGCTAATTTCTTTAAAGGTCAAAACGGAATGCAGGAAATCAAAAACATTTTCGCCAATGTTGATGTTTCTGAAGCCGCTTACGGATCAAAAGACAATGTTGAAATCGCCAATTCTGATTTCCTAAACGGATTAAATTATAAAGAAGCGACTAAAAAAGCGATCGAAAAATTAGAAGAAATAGGTCAGGGAACCGGTAAAACCAATTATCGTTTGCGTGATGCAGTATTCTCACGTCAGCGTTATTGGGGAGAGCCTTTCCCGGTTTATTACGTAAACGGATTGCCTAAAATGATCGAGGCACAGCATTTGCCCATTATTTTGCCGGAAGTAGAGAAATATCTACCAACCGAAGACGGATTGCCTCCATTAGGAAATGCTGCCGTTTGGGCTTGGGACACGAACGAAAACAAAGTTGTTAATACCGATTTAGTTGATAACGTTTCGATTTTTCCTTTAGAATTAAACACAATGCCGGGCTGGGCAGGAAGTTCATGGTATTGGATGCGTTATATGGACGCACATAATGAAAATGAATTTGCCTCAAAAGAAGCTTTGGCCTATTGGGAAAGTGTAGATTTATACATTGGAGGAAGCGAGCACGCAACCGGACACTTATTGTATTCTCGTTTCTGGAATAAATTCTTAAAAGACAAAGGTTTCGCTCCAACTGAAGAACCATTCAAAAAACTGATTAATCAGGGAATGATTTTAGGGACTAGTGCGTTTGTAAATATGATAGGATTTAATTTGAAAGTGTCTAAGAAATCTGACAATGAGAAATTCCCTAATTTAAATAGTCAAATAAAGGAAGCAGATCAGGACTTTGAAAAAATAAATCAAATAATTGAAAAAGCTGAAATTATTAAAAACACATATTTTTCGGCTGATATTGTATCAGATCTGAAAAATGTAAATGATGTTAATTCAGATACATTATTTCGAGAAATTTCAGATGAATTTTTAGTTCCTATTTATAAAGAGTTAGAGGAGAATGGTATTAATAAAGAGAATATTGAAATTTCCCCATTATCTCCTTTAAAAACATATAGATTGCATGTTCCTGTTAGTTTTGTAAATGGAAATGACGAATTAGATTTTGAAGAATTAAAGAAAAATGATTTTTATTTTAGAGAGGCTAAATTTGTAACTAGAAATGAGAAGTTCTTTGTTTCGAGAGAAGTTGAAAAAATGTCAAAATCGAAATACAACGTAGTAACGCCAGATGATATTTGTGCAGAATACGGAGCAGATACATTACGTTTATACGAAATGTTCTTAGGTCCGTTAGAGCAGGCAAAACCCTGGAATACGGCTGGTATTTCGGGAGTTTTTGGTTTTCTTAAAAAATTATGGAGATTGTATTTTGATGATAACGGCTTAATCGTAAACAACGACGAACCAACAAAAGACAACTTGAAATCATTACATAAAACCATCAAAAAAGTAGCAGATGATATTGAGAATTTCTCTTTCAATACGTCGGTTTCACAGTTTATGATTTGTGTGAACGAATTGTCTTCTCAAAATTGTCATTCAAGAGCGATTTTAGAACCGTTAGCGATTTTGGTTTCGCCTTACGCGCCACATATTGCAGAGGAATTATGGTCACAGTTAGGAAATACAACTTCCATTTCAGAAGTTCCTTTCCCGGTTTTTGAAGAAAAACATTTGGTAGAATCGGAGAAAGAATATCCGGTTTCTTTCAACGGAAAAATGCGTTTCACCATCAAATTGCCTTTGGATTTGACCGCAGCACAAATCGAAGAAATCGTAATGAAAGACGAAAGAACGCAAAAACAATTAGAGGGAAGAACGCCAAATAAAGTGATTATTGTTCCTGGGAAGATCATTAATTTGGTTGGATAA
- a CDS encoding cell division protein FtsX — MSSNFDKFQKRRLISSYFSVVLSVFLVLFLLGVLGLFIINSKKLANDFKEKIAMTVFFKNEATDSVTKAFDTELKRAPFAKSYVYVTKEKAAKEHTDIIGEDFLTFLGENPLLNSYDIHLKADYVERDSIVKIESNLRKNTMIEDIVYDKQLVNLVNDNIKKVSMWILIISGFLAVIAVLLINSSLRLSIHSNRFIIKTMQMVGATKAFIRKPFVMRSVKLGMLGAVLAIVALIALLLYVENNFPGLGIMEDKALIGLVLLAVFALGVLITWVSTHFATQRFLNLRTDDLY; from the coding sequence ATGAGTTCTAACTTTGATAAATTTCAAAAGCGCAGGTTAATTTCCTCTTATTTTTCGGTTGTATTGAGTGTATTTCTGGTATTATTCCTTTTGGGAGTACTGGGATTATTCATTATCAATTCAAAAAAACTGGCTAATGATTTTAAAGAAAAAATCGCCATGACCGTTTTCTTTAAAAATGAAGCTACAGACAGTGTTACCAAAGCTTTTGATACCGAATTGAAAAGAGCTCCTTTTGCAAAATCGTATGTTTACGTTACCAAAGAAAAAGCGGCAAAAGAACATACTGATATTATTGGAGAAGATTTCCTGACCTTTTTGGGAGAAAACCCATTATTGAATTCTTACGACATTCATTTAAAAGCAGATTATGTTGAAAGGGACAGCATTGTTAAAATTGAAAGCAACCTGCGTAAAAATACTATGATTGAAGACATTGTTTACGATAAACAATTGGTAAATCTGGTAAATGATAATATCAAAAAAGTAAGTATGTGGATTTTGATCATCAGCGGTTTCCTTGCGGTGATTGCGGTTTTATTAATCAACAGTTCTTTGCGTTTATCGATTCATTCTAACCGATTTATCATTAAAACCATGCAAATGGTTGGGGCTACAAAAGCATTCATCCGCAAACCTTTTGTAATGCGCAGTGTAAAACTGGGAATGTTAGGGGCCGTATTGGCAATTGTTGCGTTAATTGCCCTATTACTTTATGTTGAAAACAATTTCCCCGGATTAGGAATTATGGAAGACAAAGCTTTGATAGGTTTAGTATTGCTGGCGGTGTTTGCTTTAGGAGTTTTAATTACCTGGGTAAGTACACACTTTGCTACACAGCGTTTCCTTAACTTAAGAACCGACGATCTTTATTAA
- a CDS encoding winged helix-turn-helix domain-containing protein, with protein MTLCIEMNSTNKTSMAENKKYNIEVRLWIEETEGPFLGIGKVWLLENIRKTGSITNAAKEMKMAYRQAWQLVEEMNQRAESPLVTKLLGGKGGGGAKLTEAGEKAIVVFYEIEKRIKDFVQKETQNLKF; from the coding sequence ATGACTCTATGTATTGAAATGAACTCAACGAATAAAACATCGATGGCAGAAAACAAAAAATACAATATCGAAGTCCGGCTTTGGATTGAAGAAACAGAAGGGCCATTTTTAGGAATTGGAAAAGTCTGGCTGTTAGAAAATATTCGAAAAACAGGTTCAATCACCAATGCTGCAAAAGAAATGAAAATGGCGTATCGTCAGGCCTGGCAATTGGTTGAAGAAATGAATCAGCGTGCTGAAAGTCCGCTTGTAACAAAATTGCTTGGTGGGAAAGGCGGCGGTGGAGCTAAACTTACCGAAGCAGGTGAAAAAGCTATTGTTGTTTTTTATGAAATCGAAAAACGTATTAAGGATTTCGTTCAAAAAGAAACTCAAAACCTGAAATTTTAA
- a CDS encoding DUF3098 domain-containing protein produces MKNNYKEEPQSEPQKQEFLFDNINYKILLIGIGVIVLGFILMSGGGSKDPNVFNEEVFSFRRIRLAPTTVLIGFGITIYSIFKKSK; encoded by the coding sequence ATGAAAAACAATTATAAAGAAGAACCGCAATCAGAGCCTCAAAAACAGGAATTCCTTTTTGACAACATCAATTACAAAATCCTTTTGATTGGAATTGGCGTTATCGTATTAGGCTTTATTTTAATGTCAGGTGGAGGAAGTAAGGACCCGAATGTTTTTAACGAAGAAGTTTTTAGCTTTAGACGTATCAGACTGGCTCCAACAACTGTATTGATTGGTTTTGGAATCACGATTTATTCTATCTTCAAAAAATCTAAATAG
- a CDS encoding molybdopterin-dependent oxidoreductase, which produces MKTKNYILVLLIAFSCTMCNSSKKEETVSIEISKPDNDKYPVLSPVDSLKMVNHQIEVKGDVEFPLLLNVDSLKKMKVVTIDDLKVVCQSGEIKKDDKVCKGVLLKDILEKAKIRQNGHKDRNFYIVARASDDYKATFSWAEIFNNPTGGKHVHSI; this is translated from the coding sequence ATGAAAACCAAAAATTATATTCTAGTTTTATTGATTGCATTTTCATGCACAATGTGTAATTCTTCTAAAAAAGAGGAAACAGTTTCAATAGAAATTTCAAAGCCAGACAATGACAAATATCCTGTTCTTTCCCCTGTAGATAGTTTGAAAATGGTAAATCATCAGATTGAGGTAAAAGGCGATGTTGAATTTCCGCTGCTATTGAATGTTGATTCCTTAAAAAAAATGAAGGTAGTTACAATCGATGATTTGAAAGTCGTTTGCCAAAGTGGTGAGATCAAAAAAGACGACAAGGTTTGTAAAGGCGTTCTTTTGAAAGATATTTTAGAAAAAGCTAAAATCAGGCAAAACGGCCATAAAGACCGAAACTTTTATATCGTTGCCAGAGCTTCTGACGATTATAAAGCAACATTTTCATGGGCAGAAATTTTCAATAACCCAACCGGGGGAAAACACGTTCATTCTATTTGA